TTTCAGATAAAACTCAACTTCGCGTGATAAATCAGCCAGTGCTTGGGAGCCTTTCATGCCAGTAGATAACTCGTTAATTCGCTGTTGTAAGGGGAGGTAATAGTTATCCCAAGAGGCCTGCTGGTAAGTAAAATCAGCAATTAGCTGATATCCTGCTTTGGCAATTTGTTTTCTTCTGGTCTCAATGGTTTGGATATCGGGGTAGTCTTTTTGCCAATGCGCTGTCACATCTTTGCTTGGCTTATTTGTCAGCAAAACGAGATCACTAAACACCAGTAAACCGTTATCAGTTAGTAGTGGTTTCCAAGCAGTCAGTGCGTTTTCCACCCCCATAATATAAGCAGATGATTCTGCCCAAATCATATCAAAGCTATTAGGCTCAAATGGCAAGTCGGTCATAGTCGCACAAAGGGTTTTAACCGAGCTTTTTAACTTTACTTTAGGCTGGCTTTGAAGCATTTGTTTGACACTGGCTAGAGCTGTCTCTTCGTTGTCCACTGCAGTAATTTCAGCTTTTAAATGCTGCGCCAGTACTTTGGTCGCTAAGCCTTTACCACAGCCAATTTCGAGTACTCTCTTTGGCTTGCTTGTGAGTAGCGAAAGGGCGTGTAGCGTTTCACT
This Thalassotalea euphylliae DNA region includes the following protein-coding sequences:
- a CDS encoding methyltransferase domain-containing protein, with protein sequence MYRISELTNQVGLSRTALLYYEKLGLIKGQRQANGYRLYSALDVEQVKFIQQLQLGGLSLKECKTCLAHQVDKEMLKQRLAKLDEEILQKQQAREMLAAMAGLNAEVNEQSWHQKAIHDTPKAHFNWLLTQGFSEKEAFRMKWLSKNMTQHDQYMADFMHVFDGLERWGPGGESETLHALSLLTSKPKRVLEIGCGKGLATKVLAQHLKAEITAVDNEETALASVKQMLQSQPKVKLKSSVKTLCATMTDLPFEPNSFDMIWAESSAYIMGVENALTAWKPLLTDNGLLVFSDLVLLTNKPSKDVTAHWQKDYPDIQTIETRRKQIAKAGYQLIADFTYQQASWDNYYLPLQQRINELSTGMKGSQALADLSREVEFYLKYQKEYGYQMFAAQFKL